From Toxorhynchites rutilus septentrionalis strain SRP chromosome 2, ASM2978413v1, whole genome shotgun sequence, a single genomic window includes:
- the LOC129766500 gene encoding uncharacterized protein LOC129766500, with the protein MDVFMRKGQSRSAESEQQAIMQKEKVIRLPAKTMRLLDLAFSSEPDDVNLIEPSTPVLEKNEHLRPFIIKLDAQSNSIVTSDSESSPQPNFRLCDYGSLNNDLSIIDWQQILTGDSVDALADRMYAKLYEIIYACAPIQSGEAYFMATLEEFSITKFTECTAKNSLRIIELQYNELLKSCHKEYVKRTEANLKRNPLEFWKFVKSQRSGNRIPETVIFNGITASTPLEVANLFAKFFNSVYNINSPPLSPMSFSRIQGYDFNITTLQFSPHDVMKVLVDMDASKGPGADGIPPSLLKYCASLLASPISCLFNRSLSERSFPSVWKITTIHGQVFETLVHNALYNVVHPVISELQHGFVQQRSTTTNFMCYTNILFREVESRRQVDSIYIDFSKAFDTVPHQYAIAELKAVGYPPWLVEWFYPT; encoded by the exons ATGGACGTTTTCATGCGGAAGGGTCAGTCGAGGTCGGCAGAGTcagagcagcaggcaatcatgCAGAAGGAGAAGGTTATCCGGCTACCGGCGAAGACGATGAG ATTGCTTGATTTAGCCTTCAGCAGTGAACCAGATGATGTTAACCTTATCGAGCCTTCAACTCCAGTACTGGAGAAAAACGAACATCTCAGGCCGTTCATCATCAAACTGGACGCTCAAAGCAATTCGATCGTCACGTCTGATTCCGAATCTTCTCCACAACCGAATTTCAGGCTGTGTGACTATGGCTCATTGAACAACGACTTGTCTATTATCGACTGGCAACAAATTCTAACCGGAGACTCCGTGGATGCCTTGGCTGATCGTATGTATGCCAAATTATACGAAATCATTTACGCATGTGCCCCTATCCAAAGTGGCGAGGCGTACTTCATGGCAACCCTGGAGGAGTTCTCAATTACGAAATTTACGGAATGTACTGC TAAAAACAGTCTCAGAATAATCGAACTGCAGTATAACGAACTCCTAAAATCATGCCACAAGGAATACGTGAAACGAACGGAAGCAAACCTGAAGCGAAACCCGTTGGAATTCTGGAAGTTCGTAAAATCACAGCGATCAGGTAACCGCATTCCGGAAACAGTGATATTCAATGGGATCACTGCTAGCACCCCTCTTGAAGTTGCTAACCTTTTCGCGAAGTTCTTCAATTCGGTCTACAACATAAATTCTCCACCTCTTAGCCCAATGAGTTTCAGTCGCATACAGGGATATGACTTCAATATAACAACGCTGCAGTTCTCACCACACGACGTCATGAAAGTGTTGGTCGACATGGATGCATCAAAAGGTCCTGGAGCAGATGGCATTCCTCCGTCCCTTTTGAAATATTGTGCAAGTTTGCTTGCTTCACCGATTTCCTGTCTGTTTAATCGTTCGTTGAGCGAAAGATCCTTTCCCAGCGTGTGGAAGATAACCACGATC CATGGACAAGTTTTTGAAACTCTTGTCCACAACGCCCTTTACAACGTGGTTCATCCTGTAATATCGGAGTTGCAACACGGGTTCGTCCAGCAGCGATCTACTACCACAAATTTTATGTGCTACACTAATATACTATTCCGTGAGGTTGAATCCCGTAGGCAGGTCGATTCCATCTACATCGACTTTTCGAAAGCATTCGACACCGTCCCACATCAATATGCAATCGCAGAATTAAAAGCCGTGGGATATCCACCCTGGCTGGTTGAGTGGTTTTATCCTACTTAA